One Prosthecobacter sp. SYSU 5D2 genomic window carries:
- the hemL gene encoding glutamate-1-semialdehyde 2,1-aminomutase, translated as MANGPLSTKLFDLAKQYIPGGVNSPVRAFRNVGGDPFFVRRAKGCRIWDVDGREMIDFVGTWGPAILGHAPRAVIEAIHTAAKDGVSFGIPNPYEVDMARTICEWVPSIEKVRLVNSGTEATMSAIRLARGFTGRSRLVKFDGCYHGHSDSLLVAAGSGALTHGHPDSAGVPAAFAELTSVLPFNDEAALEELFAAKGHEIAALIVEPYPANAGLILPQPGFLQKLRDITTKYGTVLIFDEVMTGFRVAKGGVQELEGITPDLTCLGKVIGGGLPVGAFGGRADIMDYLAPLGPVYQAGTLSGNPLAMAAGLAQLRELDRQQGYRYLEEIGQVMEDAVLDVLKRKGRGYRWYRKGSMFCLFFTEQEVRNLQDAKTSDLASFRKFFHHCLDNGVYFAPSQFETGFISMAHSKDDMDRTAEVAAAALGAL; from the coding sequence ATGGCTAACGGACCTCTTTCGACCAAACTTTTCGATCTCGCTAAACAATACATCCCCGGCGGAGTGAACTCGCCTGTGCGCGCCTTTCGCAATGTGGGGGGAGACCCTTTCTTCGTGAGGCGGGCCAAGGGCTGCAGGATCTGGGATGTGGACGGGCGGGAGATGATTGATTTTGTGGGCACCTGGGGTCCGGCGATTCTGGGGCATGCGCCGCGGGCGGTGATCGAGGCCATCCATACGGCGGCCAAGGATGGGGTCAGCTTTGGCATTCCGAATCCATATGAGGTGGACATGGCGCGGACGATTTGTGAATGGGTGCCGTCCATTGAAAAGGTGCGCTTGGTGAACAGTGGCACGGAGGCGACGATGTCTGCCATCCGTCTGGCGCGCGGTTTTACCGGACGGTCACGACTGGTGAAATTCGACGGCTGTTACCATGGCCACTCGGACAGCCTGCTGGTGGCGGCGGGGAGTGGTGCGCTGACGCACGGGCACCCGGACAGTGCCGGGGTGCCGGCGGCCTTTGCGGAGCTGACAAGCGTGCTGCCTTTTAATGATGAAGCGGCGCTGGAAGAACTTTTTGCTGCCAAGGGACATGAGATTGCGGCTTTGATCGTGGAGCCGTATCCGGCGAATGCGGGGCTGATTTTACCGCAGCCGGGGTTCCTGCAAAAGCTGCGGGACATCACAACGAAATATGGGACGGTGCTGATCTTTGATGAAGTGATGACAGGCTTTCGCGTGGCCAAAGGCGGGGTGCAGGAGCTGGAGGGCATTACGCCTGACCTGACCTGCCTGGGCAAGGTCATCGGCGGCGGGCTGCCGGTGGGAGCTTTCGGCGGGCGGGCGGACATCATGGACTATCTGGCTCCTCTGGGACCGGTGTATCAGGCGGGCACGCTGAGCGGAAATCCGCTGGCCATGGCCGCCGGCCTGGCGCAGTTGCGCGAGCTGGACCGGCAGCAGGGTTACCGGTATCTGGAGGAGATCGGCCAGGTGATGGAGGATGCGGTGCTGGATGTGCTGAAGCGCAAAGGGCGGGGCTATCGCTGGTACCGGAAGGGCAGCATGTTCTGCCTCTTTTTCACCGAACAAGAAGTGCGTAATTTGCAGGATGCGAAGACCTCGGACCTGGCCTCCTTCCGCAAGTTTTTCCATCACTGCCTGGACAACGGCGTGTACTTTGCCCCAAGCCAGTTTGAGACGGGCTTCATCAGCATGGCCCACTCCAAGGATGACATGGACCGCACGGCGGAAGTGGCGGCGGCGGCGCTGGGGGCGTTGTAG
- a CDS encoding type II toxin-antitoxin system RelE/ParE family toxin: MPEPVKDIHPEVISLDLVDIASGIAMDNPVAAKAVVDSIKEMFGELASQPSMGTLYHPGRKVLKGIRMIPASPYRNYLIFYRPLPEDAGVRILYVLHGARDLAQYMQDSGRQ; this comes from the coding sequence ATGCCTGAGCCTGTCAAAGATATTCATCCAGAGGTCATCTCCCTGGATTTAGTGGATATCGCTTCGGGCATTGCCATGGACAATCCCGTAGCAGCCAAGGCAGTCGTGGACAGCATCAAAGAAATGTTTGGCGAACTCGCTTCGCAGCCTTCTATGGGCACCCTGTATCACCCGGGGAGGAAGGTGCTGAAAGGCATTCGCATGATTCCCGCATCGCCGTATCGGAACTATCTGATCTTTTATCGGCCACTGCCGGAGGATGCGGGGGTGCGCATTCTGTATGTGTTGCATGGGGCAAGGGACCTTGCCCAATATATGCAGGACTCGGGCAGGCAGTAA
- a CDS encoding cupin domain-containing protein, with product MSESEPRYAVAQLDELPPIPCPCGQARRAFKEPWNTLATVHLTDIHADAKLHYHKKMTEIYIVLEGEGYLELDGERIPLKPMTSVMIRPGCVHRAVGNLRIINVPMPPFDPADEFEVEG from the coding sequence ATGTCTGAATCTGAACCCCGTTATGCTGTTGCCCAGTTGGATGAGCTGCCACCGATCCCCTGTCCTTGCGGGCAGGCGCGGCGGGCTTTTAAGGAGCCGTGGAATACGCTGGCGACGGTGCACCTGACGGACATCCATGCGGATGCGAAGCTGCACTATCACAAGAAAATGACGGAGATCTACATCGTCCTGGAGGGCGAGGGGTATCTGGAGCTGGACGGGGAAAGAATTCCGCTGAAGCCGATGACGTCGGTGATGATCCGGCCGGGGTGTGTCCACCGGGCGGTGGGGAACCTGCGCATCATCAATGTGCCGATGCCGCCGTTTGATCCGGCGGATGAGTTTGAGGTGGAAGGGTAA
- the murJ gene encoding murein biosynthesis integral membrane protein MurJ has protein sequence MTEEKKDTGPQARSTSVVSIAILCSRVLGLVRDQLLNGLFGSAFAGIFTAAFRTPNMLRDLFAEGALSTAFVTTFSKKMKSEGDEAAWVLGRKMLSLAACFMSMVAVAGVVLAPFLFRILTPGLTEEAKVLGTWLAQIMYPFIAIVSVTALVMGMLNSKRIFFIPAVASAFFNLGCIVGGVALAWILDPGFRAGEITEKGLTGFAIGTLIGGVLQLLVQLPSLYRVGFRFGLDFGWKDSGVRDVLRLMWPSMLAASGTQISVLLNSIFASYTPGAESSLAWLANAQRLQQLPLGLFGVAVATVTLPMLSRLATEGMSPAFRTALAKGLRLVLFLTLPCAVGLSLLAQPIISILFEHGKFTAYDVAMTAGPLQAYAFGLVFYSAIKVLQPAFYTIDKRFIPMMISLGVIALNLVLNYTSIFILGWDHTSLAWATAIGLAANFTTLYLCMRKFAHGLETRTLSITLAKLITGTLFMAGVCIAARMTVLADWAEMRFITQFTLLSLTIGTAAFVYFLVTQLLRVPEAGEFIGILSKRFRPKS, from the coding sequence ATGACTGAAGAGAAAAAGGACACCGGCCCTCAGGCCCGCAGCACCAGCGTCGTATCCATCGCCATCCTCTGCAGCCGCGTGCTGGGGCTTGTGCGCGACCAGCTACTCAACGGCCTCTTTGGCTCCGCCTTCGCCGGCATCTTCACCGCCGCCTTCCGCACGCCCAACATGCTGCGGGACCTCTTTGCCGAGGGCGCCCTCTCCACCGCCTTCGTCACCACCTTTTCCAAAAAAATGAAGAGCGAGGGCGATGAAGCCGCCTGGGTTCTCGGCCGCAAGATGCTCTCCCTTGCCGCCTGTTTCATGAGCATGGTGGCCGTGGCCGGCGTCGTATTAGCCCCCTTTCTCTTCCGCATTCTCACCCCCGGCCTTACGGAGGAGGCCAAAGTCCTGGGCACCTGGCTGGCCCAGATCATGTATCCCTTCATCGCCATCGTTTCCGTGACCGCCCTGGTCATGGGGATGCTCAATTCAAAACGGATCTTCTTCATCCCCGCCGTCGCCTCCGCCTTCTTTAACCTCGGCTGCATCGTCGGTGGCGTCGCCCTGGCCTGGATCCTGGATCCCGGCTTCCGCGCTGGAGAGATCACGGAAAAAGGCCTCACCGGATTTGCCATCGGCACGCTTATTGGCGGTGTGCTCCAGCTCCTCGTCCAGCTTCCTTCTCTTTACCGCGTCGGTTTTCGCTTCGGTCTCGACTTCGGCTGGAAGGACAGCGGTGTGCGCGATGTACTTCGCCTCATGTGGCCCTCCATGTTGGCCGCCAGCGGCACCCAGATCTCCGTCCTGCTGAATTCCATCTTCGCCTCCTACACCCCCGGTGCCGAGTCCTCACTGGCCTGGCTGGCCAATGCCCAGCGCCTCCAGCAGCTCCCCCTCGGCCTCTTCGGCGTTGCCGTTGCCACCGTCACGCTGCCCATGCTCTCCCGCCTGGCCACGGAGGGAATGTCCCCCGCCTTCCGCACCGCCCTGGCCAAAGGCCTGCGCCTCGTCCTCTTCCTTACCCTGCCCTGCGCTGTTGGCCTTTCCCTCCTCGCCCAGCCCATCATCTCCATCCTCTTTGAGCATGGTAAATTCACCGCTTATGATGTGGCGATGACCGCCGGCCCCTTGCAGGCCTATGCTTTTGGCCTCGTCTTTTATTCCGCCATCAAGGTCCTCCAGCCCGCCTTCTATACGATAGATAAACGTTTCATCCCCATGATGATCAGCCTCGGCGTCATCGCCCTCAATCTGGTCCTCAACTACACCTCCATCTTCATTCTCGGCTGGGACCACACCTCTCTCGCCTGGGCCACCGCCATCGGTCTCGCGGCCAATTTCACCACCCTTTACCTCTGCATGCGCAAGTTCGCCCATGGCCTGGAGACCCGCACCCTCAGCATCACCCTGGCCAAGCTCATCACTGGCACCCTTTTCATGGCTGGCGTCTGCATCGCAGCCCGCATGACCGTCCTGGCAGACTGGGCCGAAATGCGCTTCATCACCCAGTTCACCCTGCTCAGCCTCACCATCGGCACCGCAGCCTTTGTTTACTTCCTCGTCACCCAGCTCCTGCGCGTTCCTGAGGCTGGCGAATTCATCGGCATCCTGTCCAAGCGCTTCCGTCCCAAGTCATGA
- a CDS encoding sulfatase, with product MAADSSRPNVLFIISDDLNASLGCYGHPLVKTPNLDKLAARGVRFENAACQFPLCGPSRNSMLTGLYPNSTGIYQNSLIFRQTIPSHHSLSQAFRLNGYFAARIGKLYHYNVPLSIGTNGHDDPGSWEMEINPTGVDRMEDQDETFSLIPGSYGGTLSWHASAHPEEKHTDGMMAREAEWVLERCAKDKSRPFFLALGFFRPHTPYISPKAWFEGYPKDQMPVVQGWEEDQKDIPAHGLGSYKKEQDNLTDDLRRQCIQAYYASISFMDAQAGIVLDALDRLGLAENTIVVFTSDHGYHMGEHGLWQKQSLFEESARVPLIIAGPGVTKGGVTKAPSGLIDLYPTLTELCGVKAPDNLQGQSLVPMLKDPKAEGRGWVISQVMRGGVKKAGVSPAKGAMGKRIFGYSLRTPRWRYTEWNEGKEGRELYDHDTDPKELTNLADKPEHAETVASLSAQVKDIAKTTFPASGVAPEIREKANWAPNLTNP from the coding sequence ATGGCGGCAGACAGCAGCCGCCCGAACGTCCTCTTCATCATCTCCGATGACCTCAATGCCAGCCTCGGCTGCTACGGCCATCCCCTGGTCAAGACGCCGAATCTGGACAAGCTGGCCGCACGAGGCGTGCGTTTTGAAAACGCCGCCTGCCAGTTCCCCCTCTGCGGTCCCAGCCGCAATTCCATGCTCACCGGCCTGTATCCCAACAGCACCGGCATTTATCAAAACTCCCTCATTTTTCGCCAAACCATCCCCAGTCATCACAGCCTTTCCCAAGCCTTCAGGCTGAACGGCTACTTCGCAGCCCGCATCGGCAAGCTTTACCACTACAACGTCCCCCTCTCCATCGGCACCAACGGCCACGACGATCCCGGCTCCTGGGAAATGGAGATCAATCCTACCGGGGTGGACCGCATGGAGGACCAGGATGAAACCTTCAGTCTCATCCCCGGCAGTTACGGCGGCACCCTCAGCTGGCATGCCTCCGCACATCCCGAAGAAAAGCACACCGACGGCATGATGGCCCGCGAGGCCGAATGGGTGCTGGAGCGCTGTGCCAAGGACAAATCCCGCCCCTTCTTCCTCGCCCTCGGTTTCTTCCGCCCGCACACGCCTTACATCTCGCCCAAAGCCTGGTTTGAAGGCTACCCCAAGGACCAGATGCCCGTCGTCCAGGGCTGGGAGGAAGACCAGAAGGACATCCCCGCCCACGGTCTCGGCAGTTATAAAAAAGAGCAGGACAACCTGACCGACGACCTCCGCCGCCAATGCATCCAAGCTTATTATGCCAGCATCAGCTTCATGGATGCCCAGGCCGGCATCGTTCTCGATGCCCTGGACCGCCTCGGCCTTGCAGAGAATACCATCGTCGTCTTCACCAGCGACCACGGCTACCACATGGGCGAGCACGGCCTGTGGCAGAAACAGAGCCTCTTTGAAGAAAGCGCCCGCGTGCCCCTCATCATCGCCGGCCCAGGCGTGACCAAAGGCGGCGTCACCAAAGCTCCCTCCGGTCTCATTGACCTCTACCCCACCCTCACCGAACTGTGCGGCGTCAAAGCGCCTGATAACCTTCAAGGTCAGAGCCTCGTCCCCATGCTGAAAGATCCCAAAGCGGAAGGCCGCGGCTGGGTCATCAGCCAGGTCATGCGCGGTGGTGTCAAGAAAGCCGGCGTCAGCCCGGCCAAAGGTGCCATGGGCAAACGCATCTTTGGTTATTCCCTCCGCACCCCGCGCTGGCGCTACACCGAGTGGAACGAAGGCAAAGAAGGCCGTGAACTTTATGATCACGACACCGACCCCAAAGAGCTGACCAACCTCGCCGACAAACCCGAGCACGCAGAGACCGTAGCCAGCCTTTCCGCCCAAGTGAAGGACATCGCCAAAACCACCTTCCCCGCCAGTGGCGTGGCCCCGGAGATCCGCGAAAAAGCCAACTGGGCACCCAACCTCACCAATCCGTGA
- a CDS encoding serine/threonine-protein kinase yields MTPPPPSNPDSPEHGNDVPTVITEMENNLRSSMTRSAMARTRGSGVRSADLLKDNDGWLDGKFRLLEKLGEGGFGLVFKAEQVYPIQRLVAVKILKAGMDSQQVIARFETERQSLALMEHPNISRVLDAGETERGQSYFVMELVRGRSITTYCSKKELTLNQRLELFIPVCQAVNHAHQKGIIHRDLKPSNVMVMEENGQPIPKVIDFGIAKVLEQKDASQTLATGMDQLVGTPGYISPEQIEHGSSHVDTRSDVYALGSILMELLTGKALVTPMDVAQKPLHQILRDQVERDPPKPSSREPSLKGDLDWIVLKALERDPARRYGSTDELANDLRRYLHHEPVRACPPSRSYVIKKFVRRHQVGVAASVAIALAVLSGGITSTALYFEAEKNRKAAEEAGANLKKEYSRSDEVMARQFTERRDYTESVAWLTRSLRTDPGNTLAATNLLSLLQHSHLLHPTTPELLLPSGSKEAHLVALSQQAGRAVAVSTVESPGKQRARRTVLSIWDTTTHQRTDHPLPKGVIATCLRITRDGQHAILAMDNGQVELWSLTDGKRQPLSPKLPQPVLSMALSGDGHTLAVGGENGTVHVWDTGRLERPALVLKDAELPVNLIELDYFGTLVATGQSVESQETKGRALVWDLSTAKPVGEAFETRDGISSLALHREREMIAVGLYSGTVHVGNFRTETELLTPLGHPSAVICMSMNANATTLMVGDGRGYLHAWDLTKGQPRIPAQALDGEILTAAQALEQGLVTSVSRHGEMQVWNTLTGERVQHRLRHSIAEVSVTPDGSMLIVAPRNDPSVQVWSTHQRMTTRRYLAGSQESFLELPTVPEDAPANIHSAQIKGWNRAGSLLATADPEGKVSVYDLKAGFQPLGPAFVHPPAVGAVTISDDGKLAVTSGRDQEVRLWNVSSGRPTGISIRHEAFVSSLALSPDACHLVTVTDAGEIRVWDAQTGDCLTPRLGQGSGLTEIHVSADGKTMIYRMEDQGWFSLPMPEIPSILPPWFLDLAEALAHRRLSEDGKSQTLSLAEVRSALSQIPKTKLQDHPTAIRWAHWLLSDPNSRALSPQEDELFGEYVSSLAKRKDPGAQAEALRYRTLSAGE; encoded by the coding sequence GTGACTCCTCCGCCCCCATCCAATCCTGACAGCCCCGAGCACGGCAATGACGTGCCAACGGTGATCACGGAAATGGAAAACAACTTGCGCAGCAGCATGACCCGCTCTGCCATGGCCCGCACCCGGGGCAGCGGTGTACGCTCAGCCGATCTGCTGAAAGACAACGACGGCTGGCTGGACGGCAAATTCCGCCTTTTGGAAAAGCTAGGCGAAGGCGGCTTCGGACTCGTGTTCAAAGCGGAGCAGGTCTATCCCATCCAACGGCTGGTCGCTGTCAAGATCCTCAAGGCCGGCATGGACAGCCAGCAGGTCATCGCCCGTTTTGAGACGGAGCGCCAGTCCCTTGCCCTCATGGAGCACCCCAACATCTCCCGCGTGCTGGATGCTGGGGAGACGGAGCGCGGCCAGTCCTATTTCGTCATGGAGCTGGTACGCGGGCGGTCCATCACCACCTATTGCAGCAAAAAAGAACTGACGCTCAACCAGCGCCTGGAGCTTTTCATTCCCGTCTGCCAGGCCGTCAACCACGCCCACCAAAAGGGCATCATCCATCGTGACCTGAAGCCTTCCAACGTCATGGTGATGGAAGAAAACGGTCAGCCCATTCCGAAGGTCATTGACTTCGGCATCGCCAAAGTGCTGGAACAAAAGGATGCCAGCCAGACCCTGGCTACCGGCATGGACCAGCTCGTCGGCACGCCCGGCTACATCAGCCCGGAACAGATCGAGCACGGCAGCTCCCATGTGGACACCCGCTCGGATGTCTATGCCCTCGGCTCCATCCTCATGGAGCTACTGACGGGCAAGGCCCTCGTCACTCCCATGGACGTGGCTCAAAAACCCCTCCACCAGATCCTCCGCGACCAGGTGGAGCGCGACCCGCCCAAACCCAGCTCCCGCGAGCCTTCGCTCAAAGGTGACCTGGACTGGATCGTCCTCAAAGCTCTGGAGCGCGATCCCGCCCGCCGATACGGCAGCACGGATGAACTGGCCAATGACCTGCGCCGATACCTCCATCACGAGCCGGTCCGCGCCTGTCCGCCCAGCCGCTCCTACGTCATTAAAAAATTCGTCCGCAGGCATCAGGTCGGCGTAGCCGCCAGCGTCGCCATCGCCCTGGCTGTTCTCTCGGGCGGCATCACCAGCACTGCTTTATATTTCGAAGCTGAAAAAAACCGCAAAGCTGCGGAGGAGGCCGGGGCCAACCTCAAAAAAGAATACTCCCGCTCGGACGAGGTGATGGCCCGGCAGTTCACCGAAAGGCGGGACTATACCGAATCCGTCGCCTGGCTGACCCGTTCCCTGCGCACCGACCCGGGGAATACCCTGGCCGCGACCAACCTCCTGAGCCTGCTGCAGCACTCCCATCTTCTGCATCCCACCACTCCGGAACTGCTTCTCCCCAGCGGCAGCAAAGAGGCACATCTTGTCGCCCTCAGCCAGCAGGCAGGGCGGGCCGTGGCAGTCTCCACAGTGGAGTCCCCAGGCAAGCAAAGAGCCCGCCGCACGGTTCTCAGTATCTGGGACACAACCACCCATCAGCGCACCGACCATCCCTTGCCTAAAGGCGTCATCGCCACTTGCCTGCGCATCACACGTGACGGTCAGCATGCCATCCTGGCCATGGATAACGGCCAGGTGGAGCTCTGGTCTCTCACCGACGGAAAGCGCCAGCCTCTCAGTCCCAAGCTGCCTCAGCCGGTCCTTAGCATGGCTTTGTCCGGAGATGGTCATACCCTGGCGGTGGGTGGAGAAAATGGCACCGTCCACGTCTGGGACACAGGGCGCCTGGAACGCCCGGCACTGGTGCTGAAAGATGCGGAGCTGCCTGTTAATTTGATTGAGCTGGATTACTTTGGCACCCTCGTCGCCACGGGCCAGTCCGTGGAAAGCCAGGAGACCAAAGGCCGCGCCCTGGTCTGGGATCTCAGCACCGCCAAGCCCGTCGGAGAGGCATTTGAAACGCGTGATGGCATCTCCTCTCTCGCCCTGCACCGGGAGCGTGAAATGATCGCCGTCGGTCTCTACTCCGGCACCGTTCATGTGGGAAACTTCCGCACAGAGACCGAGCTTCTGACCCCTCTCGGCCATCCCTCCGCCGTCATCTGCATGAGCATGAATGCCAACGCCACCACCCTCATGGTGGGGGATGGCCGCGGCTATCTGCACGCCTGGGATCTCACCAAAGGTCAGCCCCGCATTCCGGCCCAGGCCCTGGATGGAGAAATTCTCACCGCCGCCCAGGCTCTTGAGCAAGGGCTGGTCACCAGCGTCTCCCGCCATGGCGAGATGCAGGTTTGGAACACCCTTACTGGTGAGCGTGTCCAGCACCGCCTGCGTCACAGCATCGCGGAGGTCAGTGTCACTCCTGACGGCTCAATGCTCATTGTCGCCCCGCGCAATGATCCTTCTGTTCAAGTCTGGAGCACCCACCAGCGCATGACCACGCGGCGCTACCTGGCCGGTTCTCAAGAGTCCTTCCTCGAACTGCCCACCGTACCTGAGGACGCCCCGGCAAACATCCATAGCGCCCAAATAAAAGGCTGGAACCGCGCAGGCAGCCTCCTGGCCACGGCGGATCCTGAAGGCAAAGTCTCCGTCTATGACCTGAAGGCCGGTTTCCAACCCCTCGGCCCCGCTTTTGTTCATCCCCCCGCTGTCGGTGCCGTCACCATTTCCGATGACGGCAAACTCGCCGTTACCTCTGGCCGCGACCAGGAGGTGCGCCTCTGGAATGTCAGCTCCGGCAGGCCCACCGGTATCTCCATCCGTCATGAGGCCTTCGTCAGCTCCCTGGCCCTCAGTCCTGACGCCTGCCACCTCGTCACCGTCACCGACGCCGGGGAGATCCGCGTCTGGGATGCTCAAACGGGGGATTGCCTCACCCCCAGGCTTGGCCAGGGCAGCGGCCTCACCGAGATCCATGTCAGCGCCGACGGAAAAACGATGATCTATCGCATGGAGGACCAGGGCTGGTTTTCTCTCCCCATGCCGGAAATCCCCTCGATTCTTCCACCTTGGTTTTTGGACCTCGCCGAGGCGCTCGCCCACCGGCGGCTTTCGGAAGACGGTAAATCCCAGACCCTTAGTCTCGCCGAGGTGCGCAGTGCCCTCTCCCAAATTCCTAAAACCAAGCTCCAGGACCACCCCACCGCCATCCGTTGGGCGCATTGGCTGCTGAGCGATCCCAACAGCCGTGCCCTCTCCCCTCAGGAGGATGAGCTCTTCGGCGAATACGTCAGCAGTCTGGCCAAAAGAAAGGACCCCGGTGCCCAGGCGGAAGCCCTCCGCTACCGGACCCTGTCGGCCGGAGAATAA